The Streptomyces cathayae DNA segment CGACGATCGCCACGACCGATCCGGTACCCGCGTTGCCCTGGAGCTGGTCGACGGCCCGGGTGATGATGTCGCGGGCCGCCCCGGGGGCGAGTTGCCGGACGTTCTCCATCACCTTGTCCACCGTCGAGCGTCCCGTGATGCCCAGCAGCGACACCAGCACCAGCAGTGCCGGGAACAGTGCCAGCACGCCGTAGTACGTGAGAGCGGCGGCCCGGTCGGTCAGCTCGTCGTCCTTGAACTCGCGCAGCGCCCCCTTCAGCGCGGCGCCCCAGGCCCCTTTCGGGAGCTCGGTCGGCGCGTCCGGTGCCGACTGCTCCACCTGGTCGCTCGGTCCTTGCTCCCCCGGATCCGGGCCTGAGCGCTCCGGGTCCGGGGCGTCGCCGTCGGACCGCCTGCGGCGTCCCGGGACATTCGGTTTCATGGCCTTCGAGTAACCACGGAACGGGAAATCACTCCGCGCACGAGCGGCCACGGGAACGGGACAAGGTTGTGGGAGCGCTCCCAAAGCGTGCAGGATGCCGGGCATGATCTCCTCTCCCGTGATTCGTCCGTACCGCCGCGAGGACCGGCCGGCCCTCGACGACATCTGTGTCCGCACCGCGCACAACGGTCAGGACGCCCGCCTCCACTACCGTGACCCCGGCATCCTCCCGGCGGTCTTCGCCGCTCCCTACGTCCACCTGGAGCCCGAACTCGCCTTCGTCCTGGACGACGGGAAGGGGCGCGCGGTCGGTTACGTCCTCGGCACCGCCGACACGCCCCGCTTCGCGCGGGACTTCCGTGCCGCGTGGCTGCCGCTGGTCGCCGACCGGCACCCCGAGCCGGACGGGCTGCCCGGGAGCCCGGACGAGGAGATGGCCTGGCTCCTGCACCACCCCGAGCGGATGTCCGTCCCCGAACTGGCGGCCTACCCCGCCCACCTGCACATCGACCTGCTGCCCCGGTGGCAGGGGTGCGGGTACGGCCGGGAGCTGATGCGGACGTTCCTCGAGGCGCTGCACGTCCGCGGGGTGCCCTCGGTCCACCTCGTGATGGCGAAGGCCAACAGCTCCGCCAGGGCCTTCTACGACCGGATGGGCTTCCACGAGATCGAGGTGCTCCTCGACGATTCCGTCACCTGCCTCGGGCGCTCGACGCGGGACCACGACCGGCTCTGAGGGTCCCGTGCGCCGGCAGCCGACGGACGTGAACCTCCGTCGGCCAGCGGTCACTTCGGCTGTCCGGCATCTGAACTCCCTGCCGCGCAGGCCGAGTCGGGCGGGACCGTGGAGGCGCCCGGGCGCCCTGCGGTTCCCGGGAGGTTCCTGAGAATTCCCGAAGAAACCGTGAGGCGCTTGAACACACCGCGACGCGCCTACGTATGGGGCGTGGGAATCCCATGCCCACCCCCCGCGACAGAAGCGTAGGAGTACCGCCTTGGCACGCAACACACGCAGACGCCCACGAGGTCCACAGCGCGCGACCTTCGCCGCGGTCGCGCTGATCCTGGGCGGAGGGGGGTTGATGGCGGCCAATGTCTACGCTTCCGCGACGGAGGACGACTCCGTGGGCGGGGCCGGTCAGGCGCGCGTCCTCGGCGGCACCACCATCGACTGCCCCGACGTGGCGACCGAGCTGACCACGGTCCCCGAGAAGGCGCGGCCGGACGTCGACAAGGAACTGGCCGCGCTGGACGAGCAGATCGCCCAGGCCTACCAGCGCCTGGGGGAGTCCGCGCAGGCCATCCAGCAGGACCCCGGCGTCGCCGACGACAAGGTCATCGACCCGCTCGAGGAGGAACGCTCCGCGACCCTCGAACGCATCACGGCCGCCATGGAGAAGGAGGGCGACCGCCCCGAGGGCCTCGGTGGACTCGCCGACTGCTCCGTCCGCGACTCCGGAAACGCGTCCGCCCAGCCGGAAGACGGCCAGGACGGGAACGGCCAGGAGGGCGACCAGGGCGCAGGCGGCGCCGACGGCCAGGACCAGGGCGGCGGAAACGGCGGACAGGCGGGCAACGGGCCCGTCGCCGCGGACTTCGTGGACATCGAGAGCGTCCAGCCCAACGTGGTCAAGCCCGACCCGGCGGCGGACGCCTCGAAGGGCACCTTCGTCAGCAGCTGCGGTGTCAACGAGAACGGTCTGTTCAACTCGGACAACGTGATCGCGGCTCCCGGTGTCGCCAACGGCGCGCACCACTTCCACGACTACATCGGCAACCAGGCCACCAACGCCTTCTCCAGCGACGACCAGCTGGCGGCGGCCGACACCAGCTGTGAGGACCAGGGCGACAAGTCGTCGTACTACTGGCCCGTGCTGCGGCTGCAGAACGGCACCGAGGAGCAGGACGCCAACTCCCCCGGCGGCGGCATCGAGGGCAACGCCGGTGAGATCGTGACCCCCAAGGAGGTCACGCTGACGTTCGTGGGCAACCCGCAGGGCGAGGTCACGGCCATGCCGCGGCTGCTGCGCATCATCACCGGTGACGCCAAGTCGTTCGTCAACGGCCCCGCCAACGCCAACGCGTCCTGGAGCTGCACCGGTTTCGAGGACCGGCAGCTCGAGGACAAGTACCCGCTGTGCCCGCAGGGCAGTGACGTGGTGCGCACCTTCGACTTCCAGAGCTGCTGGGACGGCCGCAACACCGACAGCGCCAACCACCGTACGCACATGGCGTTCATGGACGCCCAGGGCAACTGCCCGTCCGGCTTCGCGCCCGTGCCGCAGCTGGTCCAGCGCATCGTCTACGACGTCGACGCGCCGAGCCTGAACGACGGCGGCGCGACGACCCCGCTGTTCGCCGTGGACTCCTTCCCGGAGCAGCTGCACAAGCCGGGCACCGACCACGGCGACTTCATCAACGTCTTCGACGAGGACCTGATGCAGGAGATGGTCGACTGCATCAACAGCGGCCGCACCTGCGGTGTCGGCGCCGGCGACGGCGGTGAGCAGCCGGGTGGGGGCCCGACGGAGGAGCCCACCGAGGCTCCCGGTGGGGGCGGCAACGGCGGCAACGGCGCCGAGCAGCCCGGTGACGGCGCCGCCCAGCCGGGCGACAAGGGCGGTAAGGGCGACAAGGGTGGCAAGGGAGACAAGCCCGGTGCCGGTGACGGCGGTCAGGAGAACCCCTCGGAGCCCCCGGCCGACGCCCCGGCCACCGAGGAGCCCGCGGGTGACGACGCCACCACCCCGCCCGGCGACAAGCAGCCCGAGGTCCGG contains these protein-coding regions:
- a CDS encoding GNAT family N-acetyltransferase — encoded protein: MISSPVIRPYRREDRPALDDICVRTAHNGQDARLHYRDPGILPAVFAAPYVHLEPELAFVLDDGKGRAVGYVLGTADTPRFARDFRAAWLPLVADRHPEPDGLPGSPDEEMAWLLHHPERMSVPELAAYPAHLHIDLLPRWQGCGYGRELMRTFLEALHVRGVPSVHLVMAKANSSARAFYDRMGFHEIEVLLDDSVTCLGRSTRDHDRL
- a CDS encoding DUF1996 domain-containing protein, whose product is MAANVYASATEDDSVGGAGQARVLGGTTIDCPDVATELTTVPEKARPDVDKELAALDEQIAQAYQRLGESAQAIQQDPGVADDKVIDPLEEERSATLERITAAMEKEGDRPEGLGGLADCSVRDSGNASAQPEDGQDGNGQEGDQGAGGADGQDQGGGNGGQAGNGPVAADFVDIESVQPNVVKPDPAADASKGTFVSSCGVNENGLFNSDNVIAAPGVANGAHHFHDYIGNQATNAFSSDDQLAAADTSCEDQGDKSSYYWPVLRLQNGTEEQDANSPGGGIEGNAGEIVTPKEVTLTFVGNPQGEVTAMPRLLRIITGDAKSFVNGPANANASWSCTGFEDRQLEDKYPLCPQGSDVVRTFDFQSCWDGRNTDSANHRTHMAFMDAQGNCPSGFAPVPQLVQRIVYDVDAPSLNDGGATTPLFAVDSFPEQLHKPGTDHGDFINVFDEDLMQEMVDCINSGRTCGVGAGDGGEQPGGGPTEEPTEAPGGGGNGGNGAEQPGDGAAQPGDKGGKGDKGGKGDKPGAGDGGQENPSEPPADAPATEEPAGDDATTPPGDKQPEVRASAAPQGGQQGDGAGQETPGVGTATDDGGRQTAAADATEPQTVSGGLAETGAQLWPAAAGAVLVIAGFVLLRRVRRT